One Nicotiana sylvestris chromosome 12, ASM39365v2, whole genome shotgun sequence genomic window carries:
- the LOC104242509 gene encoding uncharacterized protein isoform X2, which produces MEIDKAIRECADSRLKTKYSNAISVIKRAFALYSIQEVALSFNGGKDSTVLLHLLRAGYFLHRAEESCSQDVVDGENTFPIRTIYFESASAFPEINSFTYEAAATYNLQMDIIRLDFKSGLEALLKANPIRAIFLGVRIGDPTAVGQEQFSPSSPGWPAFMRVNPILDWSYRDVWAFLLACKVRYCSLYDQGDSNNSEEKFKPAYLLPDGRLERAGRAKKQLSSISNGLKFKDLNSDSVLTASVIAVGDEILFGTVEDKLRSFLCRKLHSIGWAVLLLAVTRNDVDSVAEEVERRKSTNDMVFIYGGVGPLHSDVTVAGVAKAFGVRLAPDEEFEEHLRHLIAEKCTGDKNEMAQLPEGITELLHHEQLPVPLIKCGNVIILTATNVAELDLQWDCLIESAKSNGDLVLMAPFVSKSLATTLSDVEIAQPLSKLRLQYPDMNIGGYRGSRKGPLIVRFEGKDPTRIEAASQSLCQNFHSGAFSQIE; this is translated from the exons TATACAAGAGGTTGCATTGAGCTTCAATGGAGGGAAAGATTCTACT GTTTTGCTTCACCTACTGAGAGCAGGCTATTTTTTGCATAGAGCTGAAGAAAGTTGTTCACAAGATGTTGTTGATGGTGAAAACACATTTCCAATCCGGACAATATATTTTGAGAGCGCGTCTGCTTTCCCTGAAATCAATTCATTCACCTATGAAGCTGCAGCCAC TTACAATTTGCAAATGGATATTATTCGCCTTGACTTCAAATCAGGTTTGGAGGCTCTGCTTAAGGCTAATCCAATTAGAGCTATTTTTCTTGGTGTCCGAATTGGTGATCCTACTGCG GTAGGCCAGGAGCAATTCTCGCCTAGTTCACCTGGGTGGCCAGCTTTCATGAGGGTGAATCCAATTTTGGATTGGTCATACAG AGATGTATGGGCCTTCCTTTTGGCATGCAAGGTTCGGTACTGCAGCCTTTATGATCAGGG tgacagcaacaacagtgaagaAAAGTTTAAACCAGCTTATTTACTTCCTGATGGAAGGCTGGAAAGAGCTGGAAGGGCAAAGAAGCAATTATCTTCCATTAGCAATGGACTGAAATTCAAGGATTTGAATTCCGATAGTGTGCTTACTGCTTCAGTCATAGCTGTGGGGGATGAAATTTT GTTTGGCACTGTAGAGGACAAGTTGAGGTCTTTTTTGTGTAGAAAGCTCCATTCCATTGGTTGGGCGGTATTGCTGCTTGCTGTGACTCGAAATGAC GTAGATTCTGTGGCCGAGGAAGTTGAGAGGCGGAAGTCCACAAATGACATG GTATTTATATATGGTGGGGTGGGTCCATTGCATTCGGATGTCACGGTCGCAGGAGTTGCAAAAGCTTTTGGTGTTCGCTTG GCTCCTGATGAAGAATTTGAAGAACATCTAAGGCACCTGATTGCTGAGAAATGCACCGGTGACAAGAACGAG ATGGCACAGTTGCCTGAGGGTATTACAGAATTATTGCATCATGAACAGCTGCCTGTGCCTTTG ATCAAATGTGGTAACGTGATCATCCTCACTGCAACAAATGTTGCTGAGTTGGACTTGCAATGGGATTGTCTGATTGAATCAGCAAAATCTAATGGTGACCTGGTATTGATGGCACCATTTGTTTCAAAAAGCTTGGCAACAACTCTTTCCGAT GTGGAAATTGCTCAACCTCTGTCGAAGCTTCGCCTTCAATATCCTGATATGAACATTG GAGGTTATCGGGGATCAAGAAAAGGACCTCTTATAGTTAGATTTGAAGGGAAG GATCCGACAAGAATAGAAGCAGCTTCTCAATCATTGTGCCAGAATTTTCACTCTGGTGCATTCTCTCAAATTGAGTGA
- the LOC104242509 gene encoding uncharacterized protein isoform X1, with protein MEIDKAIRECADSRLKTKYSNAISVIKRAFALYSIQEVALSFNGGKDSTVLLHLLRAGYFLHRAEESCSQDVVDGENTFPIRTIYFESASAFPEINSFTYEAAATYNLQMDIIRLDFKSGLEALLKANPIRAIFLGVRIGDPTAVGQEQFSPSSPGWPAFMRVNPILDWSYRDVWAFLLACKVRYCSLYDQGYTSIGSIHDTVPNALLCISDSNNSEEKFKPAYLLPDGRLERAGRAKKQLSSISNGLKFKDLNSDSVLTASVIAVGDEILFGTVEDKLRSFLCRKLHSIGWAVLLLAVTRNDVDSVAEEVERRKSTNDMVFIYGGVGPLHSDVTVAGVAKAFGVRLAPDEEFEEHLRHLIAEKCTGDKNEMAQLPEGITELLHHEQLPVPLIKCGNVIILTATNVAELDLQWDCLIESAKSNGDLVLMAPFVSKSLATTLSDVEIAQPLSKLRLQYPDMNIGGYRGSRKGPLIVRFEGKDPTRIEAASQSLCQNFHSGAFSQIE; from the exons TATACAAGAGGTTGCATTGAGCTTCAATGGAGGGAAAGATTCTACT GTTTTGCTTCACCTACTGAGAGCAGGCTATTTTTTGCATAGAGCTGAAGAAAGTTGTTCACAAGATGTTGTTGATGGTGAAAACACATTTCCAATCCGGACAATATATTTTGAGAGCGCGTCTGCTTTCCCTGAAATCAATTCATTCACCTATGAAGCTGCAGCCAC TTACAATTTGCAAATGGATATTATTCGCCTTGACTTCAAATCAGGTTTGGAGGCTCTGCTTAAGGCTAATCCAATTAGAGCTATTTTTCTTGGTGTCCGAATTGGTGATCCTACTGCG GTAGGCCAGGAGCAATTCTCGCCTAGTTCACCTGGGTGGCCAGCTTTCATGAGGGTGAATCCAATTTTGGATTGGTCATACAG AGATGTATGGGCCTTCCTTTTGGCATGCAAGGTTCGGTACTGCAGCCTTTATGATCAGGG GTATACTTCAATAGGGAGCATTCATGACACTGTTCCTAATGCACTATTGTGCATCAGtgacagcaacaacagtgaagaAAAGTTTAAACCAGCTTATTTACTTCCTGATGGAAGGCTGGAAAGAGCTGGAAGGGCAAAGAAGCAATTATCTTCCATTAGCAATGGACTGAAATTCAAGGATTTGAATTCCGATAGTGTGCTTACTGCTTCAGTCATAGCTGTGGGGGATGAAATTTT GTTTGGCACTGTAGAGGACAAGTTGAGGTCTTTTTTGTGTAGAAAGCTCCATTCCATTGGTTGGGCGGTATTGCTGCTTGCTGTGACTCGAAATGAC GTAGATTCTGTGGCCGAGGAAGTTGAGAGGCGGAAGTCCACAAATGACATG GTATTTATATATGGTGGGGTGGGTCCATTGCATTCGGATGTCACGGTCGCAGGAGTTGCAAAAGCTTTTGGTGTTCGCTTG GCTCCTGATGAAGAATTTGAAGAACATCTAAGGCACCTGATTGCTGAGAAATGCACCGGTGACAAGAACGAG ATGGCACAGTTGCCTGAGGGTATTACAGAATTATTGCATCATGAACAGCTGCCTGTGCCTTTG ATCAAATGTGGTAACGTGATCATCCTCACTGCAACAAATGTTGCTGAGTTGGACTTGCAATGGGATTGTCTGATTGAATCAGCAAAATCTAATGGTGACCTGGTATTGATGGCACCATTTGTTTCAAAAAGCTTGGCAACAACTCTTTCCGAT GTGGAAATTGCTCAACCTCTGTCGAAGCTTCGCCTTCAATATCCTGATATGAACATTG GAGGTTATCGGGGATCAAGAAAAGGACCTCTTATAGTTAGATTTGAAGGGAAG GATCCGACAAGAATAGAAGCAGCTTCTCAATCATTGTGCCAGAATTTTCACTCTGGTGCATTCTCTCAAATTGAGTGA
- the LOC104242510 gene encoding S-adenosylmethionine synthase 2 gives METFLFTSESVNEGHPDKLCDQVSDAILDACLEQDPESKVACETCTKTNMVMVFGEITTKAKVDYEKIVRDTCRGIGFTSADVGLDADHCKVLVNIEQQSPDIAQGVHGHLTKKPEEIGAGDQGHMFGYATDETPELMPLTHVLATQLGAKLTEVRKNKTCPWLRPDGKTQVTVEYKNDNGAMVPIRVHTVLISTQHDEGVTNEQIAQDLKEHVIKPVIPAKYLDENTIFHLNPSGRFVIGGPHGDAGLTGRKIIIDTYGGWGAHGGGAFSGKDPTKVDRSGAYIVRQAAKSVVAAGLARRCIVQVSYAIGVAEPLSVFVDTYKTGTIPDKDILALIKENFDFRPGMMAINLDLLRGGNFRYQKTAAYGHFGRDDPDFTWETVKALKPKA, from the coding sequence ATGGAGACTTTCTTGTTCACCTCAGAATCAGTTAACGAAGGGCATCCCGACAAGCTTTGCGACCAGGTCTCAGATGCCATTCTTGACGCTTGCCTAGAACAAGATCCAGAGAGCAAGGTTGCATGTGAAACCTGCACAAAGACAAACATGGTCATGGTCTTTGGAGAGATAACAACCAAGGCCAAGGTGGACTATGAAAAGATAGTACGCGACACTTGCAGAGGCATCGGGTTCACCTCAGCTGATGTTGGCCTTGATGCTGACCACTGCAAAGTCCTTGTCAACATTGAGCAGCAGAGCCCTGACATTGCCCAAGGAGTCCATGGTCATCTTACCAAGAAACCAGAAGAAATCGGAGCTGGTGACCAAGGTCACATGTTTGGCTATGCCACAGATGAAACTCCTGAACTAATGCCCCTTACTCATGTTTTGGCTACTCAGCTTGGTGCCAAGCTTACTGAAGTGAGGAAGAACAAGACTTGCCCATGGCTCAGACCGGATGGCAAGACACAAGTTACAGTTGAGTACAAGAATGACAATGGCGCCATGGTTCCTATTAGAGTTCACACCGTTCTCATCTCAACTCAACATGATGAAGGTGTCACAAATGAGCAGATTGCCCAGGACTTGAAAGAGCATGTGATAAAGCCCGTGATCCCAGCGAAGTACCTTGATGAGAACACCATCTTCCACCTCAACCCATCAGGTCGCTTTGTGATTGGTGGTCCACATGGAGATGCTGGACTCACTGGCAGGAAAATTATCATTGACACCTATGGAGGTTGGGGTGCTCATGGTGGAGGTGCCTTCTCAGGGAAAGATCCTACCAAGGTGGACAGAAGTGGTGCTTATATTGTGAGACAAGCAGCAAAGAGTGTGGTAGCAGCAGGACTTGCTCGCCGCTGCATTGTCCAGGTTTCTTATGCAATTGGTGTTGCAGAACCACTCTCCGTGTTTGTTGACACTTACAAAACCGGAACCATTCCAGACAAGGATATTCTGGCTCTGATCAAGGAGAACTTTGACTTCAGGCCTGGAATGATGGCAATTAACCTTGACTTACTCAGAGGAGGTAACTTCAGGTACCAGAAGACTGCTGCTTATGGTCACTTTGGCCGTGATGACCCTGATTTCACCTGGGAGACTGTCAAGGCCCTCAAGCCTAAAGCTTGA